In Crassostrea angulata isolate pt1a10 chromosome 6, ASM2561291v2, whole genome shotgun sequence, a genomic segment contains:
- the LOC128188745 gene encoding uncharacterized protein LOC128188745: protein MLLSFLNRTGCDKKCPIDRMSNSELSDKMTRDSPSDVFPDDFLHQLDQGTNGSLSFSSPIAYTGSFRTESGEGISGETDRLANSFEVERLLIGISESNEPTFNANQTDSALPEDLASVSLMQTDTPFSRGPVVCGASLSAPFSSLPNNTFDFTTTNALDSVFSVPTTTDSLVLDLLTHGQYRSQAVTAPLSRQDSLIESLPSNTSQLSEQFSSLEQVSDSSSNSFSDHLNFTQTSHSKKALELPPPGRPGRKPGPNCNRSYKRRVVPKDTEEYLIKRAKNNIAIRKCREKAKKKQEEMDDKMRQLENENSALRQQVDDLKAEVSRLKGGSK, encoded by the coding sequence ATGTTGCTATCCTTTCTTAACCGTACTGGTTGTGATAAAAAATGCCCCATCGATAGAATGAGCAATTCAGAGTTAAGTGATAAAATGACCAGAGACTCGCCATCAGACGTCTTTCCGGACGATTTTTTACATCAATTGGATCAAGGAACGAACGGGTCTCTGAGTTTTAGTTCGCCAATTGCATACACTGGGAGTTTCCGAACAGAGTCCGGGGAGGGGATATCCGGCGAAACTGACCGCTTGGCCAATTCTTTTGAGGTCGAGCGTTTATTGATAGGAATATCTGAGAGCAACGAACCAACTTTTAATGCAAACCAAACAGACAGTGCCCTTCCGGAGGATCTAGCTTCTGTGTCTTTAATGCAAACGGACACACCTTTTTCTAGAGGACCAGTCGTGTGTGGTGCTAGCCTTAGCGCTCCATTTTCTTCTTTACCTAATAACACTTTTGATTTTACTACAACAAATGCACTGGACAGTGTATTTTCGGTTCCCACTACCACCGATTCGTTAGTGCTGGACTTGCTAACCCACGGACAGTATAGATCTCAGGCGGTCACCGCCCCCTTATCGCGCCAAGATTCCCTCATAGAAAGTCTCCCAAGCAACACCAGTCAGCTCTCTGAACAATTTTCATCTTTGGAGCAAGTGTCGGATTCGTCTTCAAATAGTTTTTCGGACCATCTAAACTTTACGCAAACCTCACACTCCAAGAAGGCGCTAGAGCTACCACCCCCAGGGCGCCCTGGCCGGAAGCCGGGACCCAATTGTAACCGCTCATATAAACGGCGGGTCGTTCCGAAAGACACTGAGGAATATCTGATTAAGCGTGCTAAAAACAATATTGCTATCAGAAAATGTCGCGAAAAAGCCAAGAAAAAACAAGAGGAAATGGATGACAAAATGAGGCAGTTGGAGAACGAGAATAGCGCTCTTCGGCAACAAGTGGACGATCTCAAAGCAGAAGTGAGCAGGTTGAAAGGAGGTTcaaaataa